A window of Candidatus Nitrosotenuis uzonensis genomic DNA:
ATTTGGAGATGGAGAGCATAGACAGGGGACGTGACAAGTGGAACTTTAGATACCGCGCCGCAATAAGCAGGCCGCAGGAATGGTTTAACAGGTCGTGGAGCGGCCAGGCAGGCAGGGTGGAGACTTTTCTTAGATCAAAGGACGGTGAGCCCTCGCCCCTTGAGCAGATGATAGGAGAAAAGGTCACGCCGCAGAACACAATGTTCTACATATGTGGCTGGCAGGGAACTATAGATGGCTGCATGGACTATCTTGGGGCAAAGGGATTTGTCACCGAGAGAAACAAGCGTCCTGACGGAAGCTTTGAAGTAAAGTTCGAGTCGTACGGGTAAGACAATTCATTTTACTCTCATATTGTTAGGTTGAGAGTTTGCAACATGCTATGCATTGAATCTGTCATTCTAAAATTATGGAATAATGCGATAAAATCTAGAGCATTCTTATTACTGTGAATTAGTATAGCCTAAGCAATACAGGTCACTGCTAAATTTGCCTACCAAAAATGCGGGAATTGCTATTGGCATTTTGCGGGCCAGTGGCTTGTTTTATTTTCAAAAATTATTTATCAGAAAAAGAGCTGCCAGAGTGTAATTGAAGGACATCCTCATAGAAATGAACAAGAGCATCAGACCGAATGTCGAGTTTTCAGGTGCCATTACGGTAAACTATGCCGGAAACTACGACTCGGTAGTGCTGAACACCCAGATACTTGACTCCAATGAGCTGATGCTGTTTACCTCGCTTAACGGCAAAAAGATCTCATCGAGGAGCTCGCGCCTTTTTATCAGCAAGGACGTCATGCTTCAGAACAGGGCCGAGTTTTCCGCCATAATTACTTTTGAGCCGCAAAAAAGGTACGAGGTCAAATTCCGGGCATCAATAATAGAGCAGCACAAAGAGGTTGAAAGTGACGTGTTTTTTGCAGAGCTTGCCTAGAATCTCTGCTTTGTTACAATCAGCTTGCCCTTCATCCACGGGTGCGGTTGACAATGGTATTCTATTTCGGTGTCCTCTGTGAACAGGAACTCGTATGTCTCCCCCGCCTTTATGACCCCTGGCGAGCCAAACTGACCGCTGTACGAATCGGCCACATTGTGGTCTGGCGTAACAGTATGCGGCGTATCATCAGAGTTGTGCCAGATAACTTTGTTGTCTATTCCAAGCTGTATGTTGACAAGCTTTGGCACAAAGTTGTCCTTTTGGTCCGGAAGTGCGGATCCGGGGATTATGTCAATTTTTGTGACATCGACCGGCTCTAGTATTTCGTGCGAGACTGACGGCTTTGCCGATTCTTCTGGAAGGTAATACATTTGATAGTATCCTATTCCCATTGCAACGCCGACAATGACTGCTATTATGCCAATCCCATATGCATGACTTGATGTTGGGGTATTGCTCAACGATTTTTTGGGATGTTGTAATTCTTATAAAGCTTGCCTAAGAAAAGTCGTATCTCCAGTGATTAAAGATCGCCGCCTGCTTTTTATCAAATGTCAACAATTCCACTCTCATCTCTTTTGCAAGTGCGACAAACATGGTGTCGTAGACAGGCACTTTGGTTTTTACCGCAAAATCATATGCATTTTTCATAGTTTCAACTTTTGGTGTCAGGAGTTGTATTGTGCCGGAGGATATCAGATCAAAAAGTGCATCCACTATAGGTTGACCATCTTTAATCCGTCTTAGCAATGTTTGGTGTTTCCATACAGCATTTAGAATCTCATGCAGACCATAACTAGCAGTACAGACAATCTGATCATCGAATAATGAGGCGTTGTTGAAAAGTCCTTCCACGATATAACTTGTATCTGCAACTACGACTCTCAACGTGTATCTCTGTCAGCTCTTATCATGGCAACTATTTCTTCAGTTGTAGTCACACGGTTTTTCTTTTGGTATTCTTTTAATTTTTTCAGAGTTTCCACGGATTTTTTGTTGTTAACGTACAGGCGTATTGCCTCCCTCACAACATCAGATATTTTACCATATTTTTCAAGTGTCGATTTTTCCTCATCAGATAATCGCACATTTATTGTTGCCATACATTACGTATTACGCAGTGTAATATTTTAACATTAGATGCGACCAAAAATATCAATCCGACGAGGATCTTGTAACAAAATAAGATGGAAGAATTATTTTGACTCGGGTTTTGGAGCCTCGCCTGGGAGCTCCTTTGTCTCTTCCTGCTTTATTTCGGATGGCTGCGGTGCCTCTATCTGCGGCTCTTGTGTCTGTGCCGGTGGCGGTGGCGGCGGCCTTTTTGCCTCACTTAGTGCATACCTGTATACGTGGAACAGTCCTGCAAACACTATCAGTATCAGGCCGGTAAAGAACAGCGAGAGGTTGTTCAGTCCAGTGATGGCCGCATTGTAGGCGGCAATGTTCAGGTATACTTGGAACGCGATGAGGCCGACGATTATCCAGTTGAGCCACTTTTGTGAAAGTCTTATCTCTGCTACCTGCTTTGGCCCCTTTTCCTTTCTTAGCTTTGCCTTGCGCTCTGCCTCCTGGGCCATTTTTATCATCATGTAGCTGAATCCAAAGCCAAGTGGCACCAATAGTATCATGACCAGATAGAAGAAGACAGGGTCAATTACCAGCCTTTGCACCAGTGGAATGGTAGTGTCCGGAGGGATGTAAAAGCCCCAGTATGTGGTCACCATTATCTGGGCAATTCCTGTTATTCCAAATGCCGTGATAATCGGTCTGTCCTTCCATGAGAACTTTTTGTATCTATCCATGAATGGTATTAGCAATAACGCCCCTATGAATAGGCCTGGCCAGAGCACTCCCGTTACGAACTTGTCATACTGGGTCCTCAAAAAGGCGTAAAGACCCGTCAGGTACCACTCTGGAACTGTGATGCCGGGCGGCACGGTGGGCTCGAACTTGAAGCCCATGTCAATTGGGAATACTCCTCCCGTTATCAGTATGGCCCCAGAAATTGCCATGACCATCGGCACGTCAAATACCAGAAATCTTGGAAAGTGAACAGCCATAAGTCCGAGCATCACCAGTGGCAGAATGAACACGTGCTGCGCGTAGAATCTTAGCACAAAGTCGGAAAATCCCGAGCCGAACATGGCATCGCGTATGGTGGGCCCAGCTATCGGTATAGAGTTGGTAAGTGATGCAGCTATGCTGATTGCAAGCTCGGCCCTCTCTGAGAATATTATATCGTATCCTGTGAACGCCTCAAGTATTGTCACGGTACCCAGTATGACACCTGTTACCCAGAGGACTTCGTTTCTTATCTTGTATCGCCCGCTGAAATACTGGTAATACATGTGCAGTATGGCAAGCAACACCATGGCGTTGGAGCCGTGGTAGTGGATGTTTCTTATGTGGAATCCGTAGGGAACTACGTTGTTTATCTTCTCTACGCTGTCCCAGGCCCTATCAAGTATTGGCATGTAATAGAACATTAGCAGCGCGCCGGAGATCCCAAGTATTACAAATACGATGAATGTGAGCATTCCTAAAAATCCGAACGGGCTGACAAATCTTGATGGGAACGAGAATTTTATTCCAGTGAATATGGTCCTCTCAAGGCCGTCCCACAGCCAGTAGAAAAAGTTGACTGCGCCTGTGCGCCTACTTAACGAAACGGCCATACCCCACTACTCCATTTTCATTTGGCGAGAACTTTGCTGGAAGAATCCAGAGATCCCCGCTGGCATCTGCCTCCAGTTCCAGTTTTGCCAGCGTGTTTGACGGTGGCGCCTGAAGCGATGCAGGTCCTGCAAATGCAGTCCCAGTCAGAGGATTGTACATGCTTCCATGGCACGGACACTCACCTCTCTTTCTTCCCTCTTGAGGCCAGTACTTCCACAGGCACCACAGATGAAGGCAGACCATGCTGTATGCTCGGAACGAGCTCACATCATTTTTCTCGCCGCCAAGTTCTGCAGGAAGCCTGATGAACTGCCATTTCCTGAATGCCTCCTCATCTAGCACCCTGTCCCCGGTTTGCGGGTACGTAATGACTTCGGCATGATTTACTGGAAAAGTGTTAACATTTGCCTGGTTTCCATCAGGTAAAATTACCGGTACCTTTTCTAGTTTTGCAGCGTCCGGGTTTGGCATGAACTTGCCCCACGGAACAAATGGGGCAAATGTGAGCGCAGTTCCTGCAGCACCCATGAGCTTTAAAAAGTCCCTTCTTGATAGTGTACTAGGGCTTTGTTCAGGCATGTACGTTCTTACGTCAAATGGGCTGTCAAATAAGCCTTTTTTCGATCCAAGATTGGTAATAAGGGAAAAGTGATAACAGTATACAGACAGCCAAGGTAACGGTAAATAATCAGGATATCATATCAAGGTAACATTTGATAA
This region includes:
- a CDS encoding twin-arginine translocation signal domain-containing protein gives rise to the protein MPEQSPSTLSRRDFLKLMGAAGTALTFAPFVPWGKFMPNPDAAKLEKVPVILPDGNQANVNTFPVNHAEVITYPQTGDRVLDEEAFRKWQFIRLPAELGGEKNDVSSFRAYSMVCLHLWCLWKYWPQEGRKRGECPCHGSMYNPLTGTAFAGPASLQAPPSNTLAKLELEADASGDLWILPAKFSPNENGVVGYGRFVK
- a CDS encoding type II toxin-antitoxin system VapC family toxin — encoded protein: MRVVVADTSYIVEGLFNNASLFDDQIVCTASYGLHEILNAVWKHQTLLRRIKDGQPIVDALFDLISSGTIQLLTPKVETMKNAYDFAVKTKVPVYDTMFVALAKEMRVELLTFDKKQAAIFNHWRYDFS
- a CDS encoding cupredoxin domain-containing protein, whose product is MGIGYYQMYYLPEESAKPSVSHEILEPVDVTKIDIIPGSALPDQKDNFVPKLVNIQLGIDNKVIWHNSDDTPHTVTPDHNVADSYSGQFGSPGVIKAGETYEFLFTEDTEIEYHCQPHPWMKGKLIVTKQRF
- a CDS encoding cytochrome b; the protein is MAVSLSRRTGAVNFFYWLWDGLERTIFTGIKFSFPSRFVSPFGFLGMLTFIVFVILGISGALLMFYYMPILDRAWDSVEKINNVVPYGFHIRNIHYHGSNAMVLLAILHMYYQYFSGRYKIRNEVLWVTGVILGTVTILEAFTGYDIIFSERAELAISIAASLTNSIPIAGPTIRDAMFGSGFSDFVLRFYAQHVFILPLVMLGLMAVHFPRFLVFDVPMVMAISGAILITGGVFPIDMGFKFEPTVPPGITVPEWYLTGLYAFLRTQYDKFVTGVLWPGLFIGALLLIPFMDRYKKFSWKDRPIITAFGITGIAQIMVTTYWGFYIPPDTTIPLVQRLVIDPVFFYLVMILLVPLGFGFSYMMIKMAQEAERKAKLRKEKGPKQVAEIRLSQKWLNWIIVGLIAFQVYLNIAAYNAAITGLNNLSLFFTGLILIVFAGLFHVYRYALSEAKRPPPPPPAQTQEPQIEAPQPSEIKQEETKELPGEAPKPESK